From the Telopea speciosissima isolate NSW1024214 ecotype Mountain lineage chromosome 9, Tspe_v1, whole genome shotgun sequence genome, the window TGGATAAACGGGAAATCATAAGGCAAACCCACGAAGAtccttttatttgatgaagCCGACGAAGACAAAGCCATACAATAACAAAGATATGGGAATGGGAATGGGAATGGCTCTGCAAGCATTGCTTCTTGCCCATTTCCCTAACAGAAGCAAAAGACCCAAATTGAAATGACATACATCGCTACCGCACTCTGTATTACTAACATCAATTTCTTAAGAACAAATCTAAAGGGGTACTTCAGCCCAATGCCTTTCCCCTTTATTCAAACACTGGAACCACCGATTTGGCTAAGAAATTTGCGATTAGATCGCTAGAACAAGACCCGGAACGTCCTTAGGAAGCTTGCACTTAAACGACGAAGACGACGAtgctgaagaagaaagagaagcatATGATAGTGACGATTGGTTTGAGTTTTCAATGAATCGAGTAACAGTGAGGGATGTATTGAAGTACTCTTTGACTTGGGTGATTATCCCATCGGTAGTTACAGTCCAAGAGTGAACCCACGAAACTGAATAATTCTGATCGATGCATTCAATGAGGACCGTAGAGACAATAACAGTGAAGGTAAGAGGAGCGAAAACAAAAGCTGGTCTGAAAAAGCTTCAGTGAGCAATCGCATCATATGCTGGTGAGAAGGAGGATGGAGATGGCTTCTGGTTGCCGTCTCCGGCGGCTTCTCCAGAAAGCGAATGAGAGGCATGCGAGGGAAAGAtccaaagaggagagagaaactatCCATCGGGTATTAGGGTGGAGGAGAAGTGAATTTCGTTTTTCAATTTCAACCATTCGATTCAATTTTACCACATCTCGTTCATCAGACTATGCACTTGACGTGCACTTGGGAAAAGTGTACTTGAGACGACAAAAAAAACAGCTTTTGCACTCAGGGCTGCGCAAAATGACCCGCTGCACACCACACACGATGAAATAACGTTCCctttcccaaaaattaaataGAGATGGATTGACATGGTCCAATTTGTTCACCGCCTTCAATCAATCAATCGATCAACCAATTAAGGTGGGAACATCAGCGATAGCAGGAGATTGGGGGTCAATCTTGACTAGAACACAGGGAGAACAAAAGATAATTCTTAGAAAGAAAAATTGGAATGCTTGGAGAAAGCACCATTCTTGTTTCCTTAATTCTCCGTTCTTCAATAACTTTTTCTCATTTTAGTTTTTACTAGAGACAGACATTTTCGTGTAACTCGTCATCTCCATTCAATAAATAacccctctgtctctctctctctttctaaatgcagaccttgtgcatctCCTTCAAATGGGACGACCACTTCTCTCCCTCTCAGTCCTTCTCCTCCTGGTCCTCTCCGCCTATGCCCACGGTGGTCACCACCACCATGACGACAACTCCGGCGTTTCGTCTGATGAGCCCCCAGCAAAACCAGAGCTGAGATCAAAAACCCTGATTTTCGTGAAGATATTCTGTTTGATTCTCGAGTTCGTTGTAACATTCGTGGCCGGGATATCTCCTTACTTCATGAAGTGGAACCAAGGCTTCCTCGTATTAGGCACGCAGTTTGCCGGCGGCGTGTTCTTGGGGACTGCTTTGATGCACTTCCTCAGTGAATCCGATGGGACCGTTAAGGATCTCGCTCCTACTAAGGATTACCCCTTCGCCTTCATGTTGTGCTGCCTCGGCTATTTGCTTACCATGCTCGCTGATTGCGTCATTTCTCATGTTTTTGCCAAACAGGGGAGCTCGAGCCGCGGTTATGTTTACCAATTTTACTTTATGTTTGACTATTGGATTAGGATTCCTCTCCCAAAACTTGGGGGCAAATAGTGTTTCATTTGGTGAATTGATTCTAATGCAGTTTTGTTGGGTTCaaaacatagttggaaaatcaggtttttcaaGAAGGCAAGCCCTTCTCGGAACCTAGTAAGTCGAGGAAGTCGAATCTAGACAGGACGACTCATGTATGGGTTTTTTAGGGTTGGAGTTCTTTATGAGGGAACATGGCCCTTGCACGCatagggccaatgagagtgcacatgTTGGCATCATGGAGGACAGGGCGATCATTTCATCTCTCCTCTATGTTTACATACAGGCGGTATACTCCTCTAcggagaacttttctccttgtATTTTTAATATCTTCCTTCTCCATTACGGAGAGGGGAGGGATTGAGGATACAATTGCTTTACtggtgagaagaaaaaaagggattcATATTGATGACAATAAACAAAAATTCTTGGTTTTGTTTAATTGTAGATTAAATTATGGTCATATGGCGTTATAAAAAAAAGACGGGGGCAAAAACACCAGGCCAATAAGAATTCTGACTGACTTGGACCTGATCTAGTCATTTCTTGAACATGGGCGAGTCTTCATGACTCCTAACCAGGTTTCAAGTTGTTTTTTACTTGAGTTAAAACCTTATTTTTCAACTATTTCAAAACATAATTATTATTGATTGAATTTTGTTTGAAGAGGTCTCTGCTATATAAGTATAGTTGGATAATCAAATTTTGACTTGGATAATTCACTCAAGTCGAGtcaaaaaaacatgaaacctGATCAAGAGTCATTAAAGGTTCACCCATGTTTAAGAAATGATCGGACCTAGTCCGAGTTAGTTCAAGCTTTCATTGACTTTGCATTTTCACTCAAGTCATGTGTCATGTGACGcttattgatttgtttttttattggtacATATATAATATTCATAGAGAATTTTTGTTCATTGTCTTTGTATTgatcccatttttttttcttctcacctGCAAAGCAACCATAGTCTCATTCCCTCTTCTCTCGCTCTTCTCTCTTAGAAGTAGAagggaccaggatcctctacaataccggtggggcggcagtgcacatccgacggcaccgcaaaggccaggtggcacacatggcacacatgacCTCTGCTGTACCGTCAGATGTGCACTGTCACCCCGCCggtattgtagaggattttaaaccaagtagaagaaagaagatattagaaaaatgggaaaaggttctctgaactACTGAGGTAGGATAAACTAGCACCTatgtatctctctctttttttctcacatgaaatgacctcactATCCTCCAATGTAAAATACCATTTTAGTGCACTCATGCTTGGTGCACATCTCCATGAAGCTTGTTCACTCTTGCTTTGACTCACCAAATCATGGGTTTTGAAAAAGACGAGTCAAGTAGAAAAACCCTTTTTCCAACTAATGGTATCAAACACTTTCTTCTGTTCAAAATTGTTAAAATgtgcaaaaaagaaaatgattagGGGAGTCATCTAGATGAAATTACTGATGAGgaattaaaaatccaaaaaatatatatatatatattgattatAAATTCTGTAGTAGGAAATTGAAAATTTAGAAAGAATTGGAAAGAAGGAAATTGTCATCAGAATTCTAACTATGACTTATTCTCGTTTGTTCTTCGCAGGGGTGATTCAGTTAGTAAAAAACAGCTCCAATGGCGGGGCCTCACGGTTTCAGGTAATAAAgggaaacagaaggtagataGGAAATCTTAATCGTTccattctattttctttttaatttttccctGTTATTCTTATTGAGTTTGGATTGGGAAAGGTTCAGGTTGACGAGGCCGGGGTTGCCCAATCGGCGAAAGGGCCGCCGCCTCCAGCGGCGGTGGTGGCCAGCTCGATAGGGGACAGCGTATTGTTGATAGTGGCATTGTGCTTCCATTCGGTGTTCGAAGGCATCGCAATCGGAGTTGCAGAGACAACAGGGGAAGCCTGGAGAGCACTCTGGACTATAAGCCTTCACAAGGTGTTTGCTGCTATTGCCATGGGAATAGCGCTGCTCCAGATGATACCCAATCGCCCTATCCTTTCCTGTGCGGCATACACTTTAGCATTCGCGATATCAACCCCAATCGGGGTGGTCATTGGGATCGTGATCGATTCCACTACTCAGGGCGTAGTAGCTGATTGGATCTATGCCATCTCTATGGGATTCGCTTGTGGTGTCTTCATCTACGTCTCCATTAACCATCTTCTCTCCAAGGGTTACTCCCCTCCCACACCGGATCCGGTGGACACGCCTCATATCAAGTTCCTCGCCGTGCTATTGGGTGTCGCAGTAATTGCGGTTGTCATGATCTGGGATTAGAATTCCAGAAGGGGCACTGGCGTTAGGATTCGAAGCAATCGGACAAATGGTTTTACAAGTATCACTCATGTTATTCAATATGTGAAGGGTTTATATAGTAATTTCTTAAAATAGTAATACTTTACCAAATCTCAACCTGACTTCCCgttcccctccctctccctctccctctccggCTCCAGGAACTCCCAACCCCAAAGTTCAAATCCCCATTTTCTTTCCATGCTGCTTGAACCTGGGGGCGGTGTCAACTGATCAGGCTCGGTCGACCTCAATCGGGCCTAACTAGGTTTAAACAACCTCAAACCCTGCACCGTGACTCCCCGTTTAGATTATCGGGTTGGGCTCGATCAGGTTCGGACTATAATTGGGTACTAGAATCGGACCTTAACCAGCCTGTTTAACTCTCATTCAGATTGCCACCAAAAATATTGGAGTAGGCCAATCTTTGAAATGTGTACCAGAATTTGAGACACACATAACAATATTAGTGTTTGATTTCCCAGTGTTCTAATTGAATTGATCTCCCACAACCTATTCTCTCACATCtccctcttttagttgattgaTTTTGTGTGTCAGTGATTCGTGATATTGAACCTAGACTTTGGAGAGTGGAGAAATGGCGATACTTATCGAACATTTGAAGTACAATGCAAATGCCAACGTGTGCCGTCTTTCAAAATAACATTTTCTCCTGTTTTGATTTATGTGAATCTCATGTGGGTAATATCATTCTCTTGCACTATCATTGGTGTGATGTGCTGATTGGAGAATCCTCTTCTGAAAAATATTTAGGAAATTAAAAAAGGaataataagggatgaggaacTGTGAAAGAACTcggaattggagagagagagagagagaggcaatgGTTTTGGGTCCCCATCATCACCCATCGCTCTCGTGTGGGAAAAGATAGGAGCGGTGGAGTTTTGAGTCGTTGGGTAGTTTTGAAATGTATGGCTAATGGAATGGTGACCACAAGTCCATAACCTGATCataaaagataagaaataaagattaaaagaaCATTTCTCGTTTGAGGCAGTCAAGTCCCCAACTCTGGTTCCTTGGCAAAAGTGACTTTTCAAATGATTCTTGATTCTTGATTCTTGATTCTTGATTCGTCATCCCTTCTTCCCTGTCTTAATGTCCAATTCTTGTGGTTAATTTCGATGACCCGTGGAAAGTAGGGTGAGTGTGGGGACATAGCATCGGGGTGTTGAAACCCAATCCAAACAATTTCGGgtagttttgggttttttaaatccggtttaaaataaaaatgatcgGTTGATCTGAATTGGTTAAAACCAGTACCAACCTCATAAAAACTCAGGAATCGAACCTAACCGAGAGACTGAAACTGATCAACCGAATTTCATTTCATTGGTTCTATTTCGATTCGATCTAATGCATGTCTAAAAGTGATTTGGACAGACCAAACAAACCGAACTGACCATTTGAGACCTTACTCACCCTAGCTGTATATTTGGTTCACCCAACCCAAGAATCAGGTTCacatttcataaaaataaaatggagaTGGATGGACATGGTCCAATTTGGTCATTGTAAGTCCAATTTGGGTGTGGGTCCCTTCACAGCAGAGGGACCCACACCCTCCTTGACTAGTGACGAAGACCTAGGTGAAGTCAATGGTGGTTACTTATCTCTAAAGTGGACCCACACCCTCCTTGACTAGAGACGAAGACCTAGGTGAAGGCAATGGTGGTTACTTATCTCTAAAGTATTACTCATATGGTTTTACTATCATTTTGCTTCTATTTGTCGTAAGCTCTTATTAATAACTTGTGACTTTTGTGACAGAAGAGAAAAGACATTCTATTAACCTACTCTCCCTTTGGTATAGGCGTAAAGTAGCGGCAAAGCAAGAAAAtacgtgttttttttttttttttttttttgtaagaagcAAGAAATACGTGTTACTGATTTTTTCGCTCGATTTTGATTTAGAATACAGTATGTATAAAGCTAAATCAAACCGAAATCGAAATTGGTTCGATTATATATGGTTTAATTTATTCAGTTTTGTACAATACAATGCATCAATTTGTACGAGACTTGGCTCTACTGTGCCTTGTAGAGTTTAGTCTTGAACAACCGGTTTTGgttcgagtttttttttttccggtttaAAATTGACACCGTTACATGGGTGTTGCCGTGTTGATTGCAATGTCCTTTTCTACCCTTTTGTCGTACTCGTACAGTCTGTACTATCTTTCTCTCTAATTTTCGGAGACTATAATATGCAATTCTGTACTCTTACCTTCCTCTTTTAAGTTTTTTCTCTCCGTGTTAATCGTGTTTAAAAAGTCTTGTGCAGTACAAACCAGatttttacccctttttttttttttttttaccagaCTCGaccgtcttcctcttctctttctctctaatctAATCTCTCTATGCATACCTTGTGCAGCTCCTACAATGACACGACCTCTCCTCTCCGTCGCAGTCCTTCTTCTCCTCGTCCTTTCCGCCTATGCCCACGGTGGTCATCACCACGATGACGACGAAGACTCCGGCGTTTCTTCTAATGAGTCTCCGGCGAAACCAGACCTGAGATCGAAATCCCTGATTCTCGTGAAGATATGGTGTTTGATTCTTGTGTTCTTCGCAACATTCGTGGGCGGGATTTCTCCTTACTTTATGAAGTGGAATCAAGGTTTCCTCGTGTTAGGCACGCAGTTTGCCGGCGGAGTGTTCTTGGGGACGGCTTTGATGCACTTCCTCAGTGATTCCGATGGGACCTTTAAGGATCTCGCTCCTACTAAGGATTACCCTTTCGCTTTCCTATTGTCCTGCGTCGGCTATTTGCTTACCATGCTCGCTGATTGCGTCATTTCTCATGTTTATTCCAAACAGGGGAGCCACGGTCATGGTGATGTTGAGCTCcaaggtgatttttttttttttttttttttttttggtgtttaatTAAACGAGTTCTGGTCTGCATGGTCTTGACAAGCTATTAGAATAATTTATGTTTGACTAATAAATTTTAATGTTCTCCCAAAATTTTGGGGAAAACAGTGTTCTTCATTCGCTTGATTGGGTTGATTGATTCTATTCCAGTTTTGTGgtgttcaaacttcaaaaacATAATTATTATTGCTTGAGTTTTGTGGGAAAGAGGCATCTGTGACAATAAACAAACACTTTCCTCTGTTCAAAATAATCCttgtcaaaaagaaaaagttttgcAGAGTCGTCCAGCTAATGATGACTTCTTATCGATTGCTCTTTGCAGGGGAGGTTCAGTCCGGGAAAAAAAACTTTAACGGCGGGGCCTCGCGGATTCAGGTGAGACATagtaaagggaagaagaagatggatgaGAATTCTTTTACTGTTCCACTCCTTTTCTTAAAATTTCTCtgctatttttattgaatttggaTTATAACGGGTTCAGGTAGATAAGGCCACGGATGCCCAATCGGTGGTGAAAGCGCCAGAGGTTTCGGCAGCCAGCTCGGTAGGGGACAGTGTACTGTTGATAATGGCGTTGTGTTTCCATTCGGTGTTCGAAGGTATCGCCATCGGAGTTGCAGAGACAACAGGGGATGCCTGGAGAGCACTCTGGACTGTTACCCTTCACAAGGTGTTCGCTGCAATTGCTATGGGAATAGCTCTGCTCCGGATTATCCCTAATCGCCCTCTCCTTTCCTGTGCGACATACGCCTTCGCATTCGCGATATCAAGCCCAATCGGAGTAGCCATTGGGATCATAATCGATGCCACTACTCAGGGCGTGGTGGCCGATTGGATCTATGCCATCTCCATGGGATTTGCTTGCGGTGTCTTCATCTATGTCTCCATTAACCATCTTCTCTCCAAGGGTTACTCCCCTCCCACACCTGTTCCAGTGGACACGCCTCATGCTAGGTTTTTCGCCGTACTATTTGGTGTTGGGGTGATTGCAGTTGTCATGATCTGGGATTCGTGAACACTCCAAATCTCTTTGCAATCAAATGGTTGAAACAAATTTGTAAACATAGGAAGTCAATAATTTTGGAAGTTTTATTGATGCATAGGTACTAATTTCAAGCCAAATCAAGAACAAGGTTTTTAATGcagtcccaaaaaccctaaatggaCGGTTCGGAAACACCCAGAATTAGGATCGATCATGCCCAATTCAATCCTGATTGAGCTGTTAGACTTAtccattttcaatttttgaaacAGTGAGCAAGAATTAAGATTTCCCGTCGCGTGAGTTCTAAGGCTCCCCGGTGAAACCTTTTCCAAGCAAACCTTCACAATTATGGGCCTCGCCAAGTCTCCAACAGCATAACTTGGTTTATTAACCAATTAAAAATGGAGAAAGCGTTCCACCAATTTGATTAGCTGTTGGGGACTTGGCAAGGCCCATAATTggttaaaatcaaaatcaaatcggtTTAATCCAATGTGACAGATCCCAATTTTGGATGTTATAGAGCAGTCGATTCAAGGGTTTTGGGACTGAATCACttggtttttaaaaatttttagtACCGATTCCGACCAACTCTGATCCAAAACAGCAAAGACCAATTTGACTCCGATTCTTGGAACTCTGTAACTTGGTTTTTAGAGTTTTTAGGACCGATTCCGACTGACTCTGACCAGAATCAGCAGGGACCAATTCGACCCCGATTCCGAGTTAAAATCCTATTTTACAACCGAACTAAAAATCACAGGTATCCTCTGAGGGGGAGGGATTGACAAAGGGtacctgttgcgtcaagaactgGGGTGGAGCATGCTGTTCTTGcgaagaagaaaacaacaataGAGGACTAGGCCAAGCCGGTTTAGTcgctctgatgcctaagtcaaaaCTCTTTAACAACAGATAATTGTGATTGAATCCAGATGATCATAGAAGGAGGTTACCCAGTTATTTATAGGCGATTGGGAAAGTC encodes:
- the LOC122640222 gene encoding zinc transporter 11-like; the protein is MGRPLLSLSVLLLLVLSAYAHGGHHHHDDNSGVSSDEPPAKPELRSKTLIFVKIFCLILEFVVTFVAGISPYFMKWNQGFLVLGTQFAGGVFLGTALMHFLSESDGTVKDLAPTKDYPFAFMLCCLGYLLTMLADCVISHVFAKQGSSSRGYVYQFYFMGDSVSKKQLQWRGLTVSGNKGKQKVDEAGVAQSAKGPPPPAAVVASSIGDSVLLIVALCFHSVFEGIAIGVAETTGEAWRALWTISLHKVFAAIAMGIALLQMIPNRPILSCAAYTLAFAISTPIGVVIGIVIDSTTQGVVADWIYAISMGFACGVFIYVSINHLLSKGYSPPTPDPVDTPHIKFLAVLLGVAVIAVVMIWD
- the LOC122639424 gene encoding LOW QUALITY PROTEIN: zinc transporter 11-like (The sequence of the model RefSeq protein was modified relative to this genomic sequence to represent the inferred CDS: deleted 1 base in 1 codon; substituted 2 bases at 2 genomic stop codons), coding for MTRPLLSVAVLLLLVLSAYAHGGHHHDDDEDSGVSSNESPAKPDLRSKSLILVKIWCLILVFFATFVGGISPYFMKWNQGFLVLGTQFAGGVFLGTALMHFLSDSDGTFKDLAPTKDYPFAFLLSCVGYLLTMLADCVISHVYSKQGSHGHGDVELQGEVQSGKKNFNGGASRIQVRHSKGKKKMDENSFTVPLLFLKFLCYFYXIWIXRVQVDKATDAQSVVKAPEVSAASSVGDSVLLIMALCFHSVFEGIAIGVAETTGDAWRALWTVTLHKVFAAIAMGIALLRIIPNRPLLSCATYAFAFAISSPIGVAIGIIIDATTQGVVADWIYAISMGFACGVFIYVSINHLLSKGYSPPTPVPVDTPHARFFAVLFGVGVIAVVMIWDS